In one Agrobacterium vitis genomic region, the following are encoded:
- a CDS encoding WGR domain-containing protein — MEKENNSPVQLRRIDPSQNMRRFYTLALQPTLFGGASVIRNWGRIGTAGQTLIETFDRKEDAQRVLSRLERTKRKRGYHDAGRLS; from the coding sequence ATGGAGAAAGAGAACAACAGCCCGGTCCAACTTCGCCGTATTGATCCGTCGCAAAACATGCGGCGCTTTTACACGCTCGCGCTGCAACCGACCCTGTTCGGGGGCGCCTCGGTGATCCGCAACTGGGGTCGGATTGGGACGGCAGGCCAGACCCTGATCGAGACTTTTGATCGAAAGGAGGATGCCCAGCGGGTGCTTTCACGCCTGGAGCGGACGAAAAGAAAACGAGGTTACCATGACGCGGGTCGTCTATCTTGA
- a CDS encoding RbsD/FucU family protein, which yields MLKGIDPVLNAELLHALMLMGHGDQLVLCDINHPAETIAKHTTYGKLINLSGCGLEVATAAILTLFPLDTFVEAPVKRMQVVGDPDGQVPIFSAIQRVVDHAEGRPVKIDALERFAFYAEAKASFAIVRTSDPGPYGCFIFSKGVV from the coding sequence ATGCTGAAGGGAATAGATCCGGTTTTGAACGCTGAGTTGCTGCATGCCTTGATGTTGATGGGCCACGGCGACCAATTGGTGCTGTGCGATATCAACCATCCGGCCGAGACGATTGCCAAGCACACGACTTATGGCAAGCTGATCAATCTGTCGGGTTGCGGTCTTGAGGTTGCCACGGCGGCCATCTTGACGCTTTTCCCCCTCGATACCTTTGTGGAAGCGCCGGTGAAGAGAATGCAGGTGGTTGGCGATCCCGATGGGCAGGTGCCGATCTTTTCGGCCATCCAGCGTGTGGTGGACCATGCAGAAGGACGACCGGTCAAGATCGACGCCTTGGAACGTTTCGCGTTTTATGCTGAGGCAAAGGCGTCCTTTGCGATCGTCAGAACGTCCGATCCCGGCCCCTACGGATGTTTTATTTTCAGCAAAGGCGTCGTTTGA
- a CDS encoding sn-glycerol-3-phosphate ABC transporter ATP-binding protein UgpC yields MASMNIVNVGKAYGSLRVIHGVSVEIPDGEFVVLVGPSGCGKSTLLRMVAGLEPITFGDVVIDGKVVNDLPPKDRDIAMVFQSYALYPHKTVAENMGFALKMRGETKLFIDERVRKAAEILDLVPYLARYPRQLSGGQRQRVAMGRAIVRDPKVFLFDEPLSNLDAKLRVQMRAEIKELQRRLATTMIYVTHDQVEAMTMADRIVVLRDGRVEQIGSPLALYDAPANMFVAGFIGSPSMNLIKGHIRASATPFFETEESIRLPLNSAPAGSDGRAAFYGIRPEHFVLGGDVTANVTVLESTGTETQVFARLGQQKVIGVFRERLAEPSGQMIAMTPNPAMVHLFDGETGLRLE; encoded by the coding sequence TTGGCATCGATGAATATCGTCAATGTCGGCAAGGCCTATGGTAGCCTGAGGGTTATCCATGGCGTTTCTGTCGAGATTCCTGATGGTGAATTTGTTGTTCTTGTCGGCCCATCGGGATGCGGAAAATCCACGCTGCTGCGCATGGTTGCCGGGCTGGAGCCGATCACCTTTGGCGATGTCGTTATCGACGGAAAGGTCGTCAACGACCTGCCGCCAAAGGATCGCGATATCGCCATGGTGTTCCAGAGCTATGCGCTTTATCCGCACAAGACGGTGGCGGAGAATATGGGCTTTGCGCTGAAGATGCGCGGTGAAACCAAGCTGTTCATTGATGAGCGCGTTCGCAAGGCAGCGGAAATTCTCGATCTGGTCCCCTATCTGGCCCGCTATCCCCGTCAGCTTTCCGGCGGCCAGCGGCAGCGCGTGGCGATGGGCCGGGCGATTGTGCGAGATCCGAAGGTTTTCCTCTTCGATGAACCACTGTCCAATCTCGATGCGAAACTGCGCGTGCAAATGCGGGCTGAAATCAAGGAATTGCAACGCCGTCTGGCGACGACGATGATTTATGTGACCCATGATCAGGTTGAAGCCATGACCATGGCGGACCGTATCGTCGTGTTGCGGGATGGTCGCGTCGAGCAGATTGGCTCGCCGCTGGCCCTTTACGATGCGCCAGCCAACATGTTCGTGGCTGGGTTTATCGGTTCGCCGTCGATGAACCTGATCAAGGGACATATCCGGGCATCTGCAACGCCGTTTTTCGAGACCGAAGAGAGCATCCGACTTCCCTTGAATTCGGCTCCTGCAGGTTCGGACGGACGAGCGGCTTTCTACGGCATTCGGCCTGAGCATTTTGTGCTTGGCGGCGATGTCACCGCCAACGTCACCGTGCTGGAATCGACCGGAACGGAGACCCAGGTCTTCGCCCGGCTTGGCCAGCAGAAAGTTATCGGCGTGTTCCGCGAGCGTTTGGCAGAGCCGTCCGGACAGATGATTGCCATGACGCCGAACCCGGCCATGGTCCATCTGTTCGACGGTGAAACGGGGCTGCGGTTGGAATAG
- a CDS encoding ABC transporter substrate-binding protein has translation MKVSEYERMMAIGLSRRAILKTGASLGAVAAAGGLLGNAGTALADEASLRTQILQIPGVGKGSPTDADWQKVGELCLEATRKTVKKGEFAGVELSFMGLNNQNLHNVLFRGFLKPWEDYTGAKITWIDLAQADYNPRLQQAIATGTVDFDLLEMGAPFEGDVCGKGLASEMPDWVKAQIDMDDYVDYLKAPVGTWGGKVYRVSVDGDCHNFNYRKDYFTDADLAKAWKAEGHAGEWGVPKTWQQVQEATKFLKGKKIAGADAIGYLDAPKAWGGFGFYFLGSRATAYAKHPADKAWLFDIDTMKPRINNPAWVRAIQDVVDALPSEAGDQLNADPGTTAFQQFLAGTGSMVSWWGDVGQSAQTSDSSVVGDTIAFDILPGSDDVYNAKTGKWETLASGPNYAPNMAYLGWGVYVMARVDKDEKKKKAAWSAAAHLGGKDLALWTAAYPSGFQCYRKSQFDIKEWVAAGYEEAFISNYLASQSKSYNHPNAAIEPRIPGIFQYYSVAEDELAKVFAGRVKPQEGADAIAAAWEKITDQLGRDKQISLYKASLGV, from the coding sequence ATGAAAGTCAGCGAATACGAGAGGATGATGGCGATAGGGTTGAGCCGCCGCGCCATCCTGAAGACCGGTGCAAGCCTTGGGGCTGTGGCGGCTGCCGGTGGGTTGCTGGGCAATGCTGGAACGGCACTTGCCGATGAAGCGTCCCTGCGCACCCAGATCCTGCAAATACCCGGCGTTGGAAAAGGCTCTCCCACCGATGCCGATTGGCAGAAGGTCGGCGAGCTGTGCCTGGAGGCCACGAGGAAGACCGTCAAGAAGGGAGAGTTCGCTGGCGTCGAACTGTCCTTCATGGGCCTGAACAATCAGAATCTGCACAATGTGCTGTTTCGCGGCTTCCTGAAGCCCTGGGAGGATTATACCGGCGCGAAGATCACCTGGATCGACCTGGCCCAGGCAGATTACAATCCCCGTCTTCAACAGGCGATTGCCACCGGCACCGTGGATTTCGACCTGTTGGAAATGGGCGCGCCATTTGAAGGTGATGTCTGCGGCAAGGGTCTTGCCTCGGAAATGCCGGACTGGGTAAAGGCCCAGATCGACATGGATGATTACGTCGATTACCTGAAGGCCCCGGTCGGCACCTGGGGTGGCAAAGTCTACCGTGTCTCGGTGGATGGCGATTGCCACAACTTCAACTACCGCAAGGATTATTTCACCGACGCCGATCTCGCCAAGGCCTGGAAAGCCGAAGGCCATGCGGGCGAATGGGGCGTGCCGAAAACCTGGCAGCAGGTTCAGGAAGCGACCAAGTTCCTCAAGGGCAAGAAAATCGCCGGTGCCGATGCCATCGGCTATCTCGACGCGCCAAAGGCCTGGGGTGGTTTTGGCTTCTACTTCCTCGGCAGCCGCGCGACGGCCTATGCCAAGCACCCGGCTGACAAGGCCTGGCTGTTCGACATCGATACGATGAAGCCGCGCATCAATAATCCTGCCTGGGTGCGCGCTATACAGGACGTGGTCGATGCCCTGCCTTCCGAAGCCGGTGACCAGCTGAATGCCGATCCGGGGACGACGGCGTTCCAGCAGTTTCTGGCCGGAACCGGCTCCATGGTCTCCTGGTGGGGCGATGTCGGGCAAAGCGCCCAGACCAGCGATAGTTCGGTGGTGGGCGATACCATTGCCTTCGACATTCTTCCCGGCTCCGACGATGTCTATAATGCCAAGACCGGGAAATGGGAGACGCTGGCCAGCGGGCCGAACTATGCGCCCAACATGGCCTATCTGGGTTGGGGCGTTTACGTCATGGCTCGTGTCGATAAGGACGAGAAGAAAAAGAAGGCGGCCTGGAGTGCGGCAGCCCATCTCGGCGGCAAGGATCTCGCCTTGTGGACGGCAGCCTACCCCTCCGGCTTCCAGTGCTATCGCAAGAGCCAATTCGATATCAAGGAATGGGTGGCAGCGGGTTACGAGGAAGCGTTCATCAGCAATTATCTCGCCTCGCAGTCGAAGTCCTACAACCACCCGAACGCTGCCATCGAGCCGCGTATTCCCGGTATCTTCCAATATTACAGCGTGGCGGAAGATGAATTGGCAAAGGTGTTCGCCGGAAGGGTGAAGCCCCAGGAAGGCGCCGACGCTATTGCGGCTGCTTGGGAAAAAATCACCGATCAGCTTGGACGCGACAAGCAGATATCACTCTACAAGGCCTCGCTCGGCGTTTGA